One genomic segment of Sparus aurata chromosome 24, fSpaAur1.1, whole genome shotgun sequence includes these proteins:
- the LOC115577039 gene encoding basic leucine zipper and W2 domain-containing protein 1-A isoform X1 has product MNNQKQQKPTLTGQRFKTRKRDEKERFDPTQFQESIVQGLNQTGTDLEAVAKFLDASGAKLDYRRYAETLFDILVAGGMLAPGGTLSDDMTRTEFCLFTAQEDLETMQAYAQVFNKLIRRYKYLEKGFEEEIKKLLLFLKGFTESERNKLAMLTGILLANGNISASILNSLYNENLVKEGVSAAFAVKLFKSWINEKDINSVAASLRKVGMDNRLMELFPANKRSCEHFSKYFTDAGLKELSDFARNQQSIGARKELQKELQEQMSRGDPQKEIIAFTKEEMKKANLSEQAMISIIWSSLMGCVEWNKKEELVTEQAIKHLKQYSLLLKAFTSQGLSELSLLLKIQEYCYDNIHFMNSFQKIAVLLYKADVLSEEAILKWYSDAHLSKGRSVFLEQMKKFVEWLKNAEEESESDEEETD; this is encoded by the exons ATGAATAATCAAAAGCAGCAAAAGCCAACGCTAACAGGCCAGCGTTTCAAAACGAGGAAAAGAG ATGAAAAGGAGAGATTTGACCCTACTCAGTTTCAAGAAAGTATCGTACAAGGCTTGAATCAAACTGGCACTGATTTGGAAGCGGTCGCGAAGTTCCTTGATGCCTCTGGCGCCAAGCTTGACTACCGCCGGTATGCAGAGACACTCTTTGACATCCTGGTGGCCGGCGGCATGCTGG CCCCAGGCGGGACTCTGTCTGACGACATGACCCGCACCGAGTTCTGCCTCTTCACGGCACAAGAAGACCTTGAGACGATGCAAGCATATGCTCAG GTTTTTAACAAGCTGATCAGGCGTTACAAGTACCTGGAGAAAGGTTTCGAAGAGGAGATCAAGAAG TTGCTGCTGTTTCTAAAGGGATTCACTGAGTCTGAGCGCAACAAACTGGCCATGCTGACCGGCATCCTGCTGGCCAACGGCAACATATCAGCCTCAATCCTGAACAGCCTCTACAACGAGAACCTCGTcaaggagg GAGTATCTGCAGCCTTCGCTGTCAAACTGTTCAAGTCATGGATCAATGAGAAGGACATCAACTCAGTTGCTGCCAGTCTCCGCAAAGTTGGCATGGACAACCGCCTGATG GAACTCTTTCCTGCCAACAAACGGAGCTGCGAGCATTTTTCTAAGTACTTCACCGACGCCGGGCTGAAGGAGCTGTCCGACTTCGCGCGCAACCAGCAATCCATCGGCGCCCGCAAGGAGCTGCAGAAGGAGCTCCAGGAGCAGATGTCCCGCGGGGACCCTCAGAAGGAG ATTATCGCCTTCACCaaagaggagatgaagaaggcCAACCTCTCTGAGCAGGCCATGATCAGCATCATCTGGTCCAGCTTGATGGGCTGCGTGGAGTGGAACAAGAAGGAAGAGCTGGTGACCGAACAAGCCATCAAACACTTGAAG CAATACAGCCTCCTGCTGAAAGCCTTCACCTCCCAGGGTCTGTCCGagctcagtctgctgctgaagatcCAGGAGTACTGCTACGACAACATCCACTTCATGAACTCCTTTCAGAAGATCGCGGTGCTCCTCTACAAAG cGGATGTATTAAGCGAAGAGGCCATTCTGAAGTGGTACTCTGATGCCCACCTCTCCAAGGGGCGGAGCGTTTTCCTCGAGCAGATGAAGAAATTTGTCGAGTGGCTGAAAAATGCAGAAGAAG agTCTGAATCGGACGAAGAGGAGACGGACTAA
- the LOC115577039 gene encoding basic leucine zipper and W2 domain-containing protein 1-A isoform X2 gives MNNQKQQKPTLTGQRFKTRKRDEKERFDPTQFQESIVQGLNQTGTDLEAVAKFLDASGAKLDYRRYAETLFDILVAGGMLAPGGTLSDDMTRTEFCLFTAQEDLETMQAYAQVFNKLIRRYKYLEKGFEEEIKKLLLFLKGFTESERNKLAMLTGILLANGNISASILNSLYNENLVKEGVSAAFAVKLFKSWINEKDINSVAASLRKVGMDNRLMELFPANKRSCEHFSKYFTDAGLKELSDFARNQQSIGARKELQKELQEQMSRGDPQKEIIAFTKEEMKKANLSEQAMISIIWSSLMGCVEWNKKEELVTEQAIKHLKQYSLLLKAFTSQGLSELSLLLKIQEYCYDNIHFMNSFQKIAVLLYKGL, from the exons ATGAATAATCAAAAGCAGCAAAAGCCAACGCTAACAGGCCAGCGTTTCAAAACGAGGAAAAGAG ATGAAAAGGAGAGATTTGACCCTACTCAGTTTCAAGAAAGTATCGTACAAGGCTTGAATCAAACTGGCACTGATTTGGAAGCGGTCGCGAAGTTCCTTGATGCCTCTGGCGCCAAGCTTGACTACCGCCGGTATGCAGAGACACTCTTTGACATCCTGGTGGCCGGCGGCATGCTGG CCCCAGGCGGGACTCTGTCTGACGACATGACCCGCACCGAGTTCTGCCTCTTCACGGCACAAGAAGACCTTGAGACGATGCAAGCATATGCTCAG GTTTTTAACAAGCTGATCAGGCGTTACAAGTACCTGGAGAAAGGTTTCGAAGAGGAGATCAAGAAG TTGCTGCTGTTTCTAAAGGGATTCACTGAGTCTGAGCGCAACAAACTGGCCATGCTGACCGGCATCCTGCTGGCCAACGGCAACATATCAGCCTCAATCCTGAACAGCCTCTACAACGAGAACCTCGTcaaggagg GAGTATCTGCAGCCTTCGCTGTCAAACTGTTCAAGTCATGGATCAATGAGAAGGACATCAACTCAGTTGCTGCCAGTCTCCGCAAAGTTGGCATGGACAACCGCCTGATG GAACTCTTTCCTGCCAACAAACGGAGCTGCGAGCATTTTTCTAAGTACTTCACCGACGCCGGGCTGAAGGAGCTGTCCGACTTCGCGCGCAACCAGCAATCCATCGGCGCCCGCAAGGAGCTGCAGAAGGAGCTCCAGGAGCAGATGTCCCGCGGGGACCCTCAGAAGGAG ATTATCGCCTTCACCaaagaggagatgaagaaggcCAACCTCTCTGAGCAGGCCATGATCAGCATCATCTGGTCCAGCTTGATGGGCTGCGTGGAGTGGAACAAGAAGGAAGAGCTGGTGACCGAACAAGCCATCAAACACTTGAAG CAATACAGCCTCCTGCTGAAAGCCTTCACCTCCCAGGGTCTGTCCGagctcagtctgctgctgaagatcCAGGAGTACTGCTACGACAACATCCACTTCATGAACTCCTTTCAGAAGATCGCGGTGCTCCTCTACAAAG GTTTATGA
- the LOC115577052 gene encoding transcription factor 15, translated as MPYAGGPDGTNPLGHRIGGSCSAPRCYFHLQDKVMCSRRPPARPQQLQSDPRRARMKSTGPERSAQPDGFASDLDDLDSGSDSSDGKSTGGCSPRIEPEEPAGGGVRTGAPRRRRRRRRSGRDARLSGVSQQRQAANARERDRTHSVNTAFTALRTLIPTEPADRKLSKIETLRLASSYISHLANVLLLGDDCRDGQPCLRYQSILHGPAALSAASLRPICTFCLSNQRKLLRDGGKHSAAV; from the exons ATGCCGTACGCCGGGGGGCCGGACGGCACAAACCCCCTCGGTCACCGGATCGGCGGCAGCTGCTCGGCCCCCCGGTGCTATTTTCACCTTCAGGATAAAGTGATGTGCAGCCGCCGCCCGCCCGCACGGCCCCAGCAGCTCCAGTCAGACCCGAGACGAGCCAGGATGAAGTCCACTGGCCCCGAGCGCAGCGCGCAGCCCGACGGCTTCGCCTCCGACCTGGACGACCTGGACAGCGGCAGCGACAGCTCGGACGGGAAGTCCACCGGCGGCTGCAGCCCGCGCATAGAGCCGGAGGAGCCGGCTGGAGGTGGCGTCCGAACCGGGGCGCCGAGACGCAGGAGGAGGCGGAGACGGTCCGGGAGGGACGCGCGTCTCTCCGGGGTGAGTCAGCAGAGACAGGCGGCCAACGCGCGGGAGCGGGACCGCACGCACAGCGTGAACACGGCCTTCACGGCGCTCCGCACGCTCATCCCCACCGAGCCGGCCGACAGGAAGCTGTCCAAGATCGAGACGCTGCGCCTGGCCTCCAGCTACATCTCACACCTGGCcaacgtgctgctgctgggggaCGACTGCCGGGACGGACAGCCCTGTCTCCGCTACCAGAGCATCCTGCACGGGCCCGCGGCGCTCAGCGCGGCCTCTCTCAGACCCATCTGCACCTTCTGCCTCAGCAACCAGAGGAAGCTG CTCAGAGATGGAGGGAAACACTCGGCTGCTGTGTGA